From the Polaribacter tangerinus genome, the window ACTATTTCTTAAAGTATTTGGTTACTTTTGAACCGAATTAACAACAATAACGTGGAAAGAACTCAACTTTTAGAACTAGCAAATAAATACGGAAGCCCTATTTATGTTTACGATACCGATAAAATCGCATCGCAATACAACCGTTTAACTACCGCTTTTAGCAGCGTAAAAAACTTAAAACTTAACTATGCCGTTAAAGCTCTTTCAAACATCAATATTTTAAAGTTTTTTAAAAATATTGGCGCTGGTTTAGATACGGTATCTATTCAAGAAGTTCAATTAGGTTTAACAACAGGAATTGATCCGAAGAAAATAATTTTTACCCCAAATGGCGTTTCCTTAAAAGAAATTGAAGAGGTTGCTAAACTAGGCGTTCAAATTAATATCGACAATTTATCTATTCTAGAATTGTTTGGTCAAAAACATCCAGAAATTCCTGTTTGTGTGCGTATAAATCCTCATATTATGGCTGGTGGAAATTCTAAAATTTCTGTGGGACACATAGATTCTAAATTCGGAATTTCAATTCACCAAGTACCGCACATTAAACGTGTTGTAGAAAATACCGGAATGAATATAAACGGAATTCACATGCACACAGGTTCTGATATTTTAGATATTGATACTTTTTTACGTGCTACCGAAATACTTTTTGATGTCGCTAAACAATTTGAAAATATAGATTTTATAGATTTTGGAAGCGGTTTTAAAGTACCTTACAAAGAAGGAGATATTTCTACTGATATCGAACAATTAGGAATTCAACTTTCTGAGCGTTTTAATGATTTTTGCAAAGAATATGGCAAAGAAATTACTTTGATGTTTGAACCTGGTAAGTTTTTAGTTTCCGAAGCGGGAGTTTTTTTAGCAAAAGTAAATGTTGTTAAACAAACTACTTCTACTGTTTTTGCACACGTAGACTCAGGATTTAATCATTTAGTTCGACCAATGATGTACAATTCGTATCATCACATTACTAATATTTCTAATCCTGAAGGAAGAGATCGTTATTATTCGGTAGTTGGATACATTTGCGAAACGGATACTTTTGGCTCTAATAGAAGAATTGCAGAGATTTCTGAAGAGGATATTTTGTGTTTTCACAATGCAGGAGCTTATTGTTTTTCTATGGCATCTAACTACAATTCTCGCTATTTACCTGCCGAAGTAATGATACATGAAGGAAAAGATTACCTTATTAGAAAAAGACAAACTCTTAAAGACATTTTACACAACCAAGAAATAGTAAACTTTTCATCTGAAGAAAAAAAAGTTAAAGAAGCTATAAGCGCTTAAAAAATATAAAGTAAATTTAGCCACGATTTAATAGGTTTCGCATCTATAAAATCGTGGCTTTTTTATTTATTTAAGAATCATGAGAATAAGACCTTCAACAGTAAAAGATATTCCAGCAATTTTAGCAATTATTAATGATGCCATCGCATATTTAGCGTCACAAAACATTGATCAATGGCAAAATGGTTACCCAAATGTATCTCAAATAGAAAACGATATTAAAAATAACGAAAGTTTTGTGGTAGAAAATACTGCCAAAGAAATAGTTGCTACAGCTATGTTTACAAACAGAAAAGAACCTACCTATAAAATAATTGACGGTAAATGGCTGCGAAACGAGAGTGAAATTTACGGCGTAATTCATAGAATGGCAGTAAAAAAAGAATTTTTAAAGTTTGGTTTGGCAACTTTAATTTTTCACGAATTTCATCTTCAATTAGAAGAAAAAAATATTAAAAGTTTAAAAATTGATACCCACGAAAAAAATATTGGAATGCAACAAGTTCTTAAAAAATTAGGATACAAATATTGTGGCATCATTTACACTAGTTACAATGCAAAAAGACTTGCTTTTGAGAAATTAATTTCTTAATAAAAAAGCAACAAGTTATCACTTTAAGCATCACGAAAATTTCGCAATAAAAATGCAATTACTTCAATATATTACACAGCAAACACAATTACCAGAAACAGCTGTAAAAAACACCATTTCTTTATTAAATAGTGAGGCTACTATTCCTTTTATAAGCAGATACAGAAAGGAAATGACAGGGAGTTTAGATGAAGTTGCAATTGGAGAAATTGTAAAGTTTAAAGATATTTTTGAAACTCTAGAAAAGAGAAAAAAATATATCATTAAAACACTAGAAGAACAACAACTTTTAGAAACACCTCTTTTAGATAAAATAAATAGCACAACTACTCTTATCGCTTTAGAAGATTTGTACTTACCATACAAAAAGAAAAGAAAAACAAAAGCTGCAACTGCTCGTTTACATGGCTTAGAACCCCTTGCTAAAATGCTGATAAGCCAGCGAGTTACCAACCTTCATCAAACTGCTAAAAAATTTATTTCTAAAGAAGTTTCAACTACTGAAAAAGCACTTGAAGGCGCCCGATTTATAATTGCAGAATGGATAAGCGAAAGAACAGATATTAGACACATTGTAAGAAAAGAACTTGCGCTTTATAGTGAAATTACCACAAAAGTAATTGATACAAAAGTAGCTGATGAAAAAGCACAAAAATTTAAAGATTATTTTAATTGGCGCGAGGCATTAAAACGAATACCTTCTCATAGATTATTGGCTATTTTTAGAGCTGAAAAAGAAGGTTTTATTCGGGTTAAAATAATAATTGATAATGAACTGATTTGTAAAAAAATTGCCCAACGAATAATTAGCTCAGAAAATGATTGTACAATTGAGCTAAAAAAAGCTATTAAAGATGCTTACAAAAGACTTTTAGTTCCATCTTTAGAAAACGAAATACGAACACTCTCAAAAGAAAAAGCAGATGATAAAGCGATTGCTGTATTTGCAAAAAATTTACAACAACTATTGCTGGGTGCTCCGCTTGGCGAAAAACGTGTGCTGGCAATAGATCCTGGTTTTAAATCGGGCTGTAAACTTGTTTGTTTAGATGAATACGGACAATTATTACACAACGAAAACATGTATCCACACGCACCACAAAACCAAACTTTAGCAGCTATAAAAAAAATTAATAATTTAGTAGAAACCTTTAAAATTGATGCAATTGCTATTGGTAACGGAACTGCATCTAGAGAAACTGAAGCTGTTGTTAAAAAAATACACTTTACAAGTAAACCAACTATTTTTGTTATTAGCGAAGCTGGTGCCTCTGTGTATTCTGCCTCTAAAATTGCACGAGAAGAATTTCCTAATTTTGATGTTACTGTTAGAGGTGCAGTATCTATTGGTAGAAGATTACAAGACCCTTTAGCAGAATTGGTAAAAATTGATGCAAAATCTATTGGTGTTGGGCAATATCAACACGATGTTGATCAAGTAAAATTAAAAAAATCGCTAGATAATGTAGTAGAAAGTTGTGTAAATAATGTGGGCGTAAATATAAATACCGCAAGCGCTTCTCTACTAAGCTATGTTGCAGGTATTGGAGAAAAAACAGCAGAAAAAATAGTTGCCTACAGAAATAAAAATGGCGCTTTTACAAATAGAAACGACATAAAAAAAGTACCAAGTATTGGCAAAAAAGCGTTCGAACAATCAGCGGGGTTTTTAAGAATCAAAAACAGTACAAATCCTTTAGATAATTCTGGCGTTCATCCAGAAAGTTATGAGGTTGTTAAAGAAATGGCTAAAGATTTAAATGTAAATATTATAGACTTATTAGAAAACAATGAGTTGTTACTACAAATTCCTTTGAAAAAATACTGCACTAAAAATATTGGTTTACCAACTCTTACAGATATTGTAAATGAATTAAAAAAACCGGGGTTAGATATTAGAGGAAAGGCAAAAGCATTTTCTTTTGATCAAACAATAAAAACAATATCAGACTTAAAAATCGGACAAATACTACCAGGAATTGTAAATAACATTACAAACTTCGGATGCTTTGTTGCACTAGGAATTAAAGAAAGCGGACTCATTCATGTTTCTAATCTTTCTAAAGAATTTGTAAAAGATGTAAGCAGCATTGTGCAATTAGAACAACAAATAAATGTAAAGGTTATAGAGGTAGATATGCAAAGAAAACGAATTCAGTTGGCTCTTGTTAACTAACAAAAAGCCATAAAACCTTGTTATACAAGAAACTAAAGATAAAAAAACGACTATCAATAATTGTTAAAAAGTCTTTTTTAGAACTTTCACTTCTAAAGTAGTAAGTTAAAATAAAAGTTTATTTTTACACAAATTTTTACAACACAATTATATTATAATGAAAAAATACACGTACACAGAAAAAAAAGATACACGTTCTGGTTTCGGAGATGGTTTAACAGAATTAGGAAGAACAAATCCTGACGTTGTAGCTTTATGTGCAGATTTAATTGGCTCTCTAAAAATGGATCAATTCATCAAAGAAAATCCAGAGAGATTCTTTCAAGTAGGAATTGCCGAAGCTAACATGATTGGTATAGCTGCTGGTTTAACTGTTGGTGGCAAAATACCTTTTACAGGAACATTTGCAAATTTTTCTACTGGTAGAGTTTACGACCAAATTAGACAATCTGTTGCCTACTCTGGTAAAAATGTAAAAATTTGTGCTTCACATGCTGGAGTTACCTTAGGGGAAGATGGTGCTACACATCAAATATTAGAAGATATTGGTTTGATGAAAATGTTGCCAGGAATGACAGTTATTAACCCTTGTGATTACAACCAAACAAAAGCAGCAACTATTGCAATTGCAGAATTTGACGGACCTGTTTACTTACGTTTTGGAAGACCAAAAGTACCAGTATTTATGCCAGATAATGAGAAATTCGAAATAGGAAAAGGAATTCAATTAACTAGTGGTACAGATGTTACTATAGTGGCAACGGGTCACCTAGTTTGGGAATCTTTACAAGCGGCAGAAAAGTTAGAAGCTCAAGGCATTTCTGCAGAAGTAATAAATATTCATACAATTAAACCTTTAGACGAAGAGATAATATTAAAATCTGTAGCAAAAACAAAATGTATTGTTACTGCAGAAGAACACAATATTATTGGTGGTTTAGGAGAAAGCGTTGCTAGAACCTTGTCTTTAAACACCCCTACAGTTCAAGAATTTATTGGTACTAACGATACTTTTGGTGAGTCGGGTACACCAGACCAATTAATGGCTAAATATGGTTTAGATGCTGCTGCTATAGAAAAAGCTGCAAAAAAAGCTATTGCAAGAAAATAACTTAATAATAATCCTTAATAAATAAAAAAATGAAAAAAGTAATCCTATTGGTATGTTTGGCATTCGGAATAAGCCAAACTTCTTCGGCACAAATAAATTTTGGTTTAAAAGGTGGTATCAATTACAACTCAAATTCTATTAAAGAAGTTGGTACTGATGTTTTTGATGGCGCTAAAAGCAAAACCGGTTATCATGCTGGTATTTGGCTGCGTGCAAAAATACCTGTATTAGGTATTTATGTTAGACCAGAATTGGTATACACTAATTTAGAAAATGAAATAGTGTACAAAACTACTGGCAACAGCGCCACGTATTCTTTTCAAAAAATTGATATTCCTGTTCTTTTAGGAAAGAAAATTTTTGGAGTAGGAAATATATTTGTTGGGCCCTCATTTCAATATATTCTAGACTCTGGCTTTAGTTTTAGCGATATTTCTGATGTTGATACAGATAATTTTACCGTTGGTTTACAGTTTGGTGCTGGAATAGAAATTGGTAAAATTGGTGTAGATGTTAGAATGGAAAGAGGCTTTTCTGGTATCGAATCTAGAATTGTTGGAAATACCGGAATTAATAATTTCGACACAAGAGTAAACCAAGTAATTATTGGTCTTTCTTACAAATTATAAAAAATAGTTTTATTGTAAGAACACTCTTAGAATTCATCACAAAAAGACAGTAATTTTAATTGCTGTCTTTTTTTGTAAATTCTAAAAAATATGTAAAAAAGTAACGTAGCTAATAATAGCTCCATTTTTTCTTTTTATGAGCGATAAAAAAAACAACCCAAATATTGATTTTTGCATAAAAACTTTAGAGGATTTATTAGCAAATACCAACCAGCTTTTCGAAATTCCTGAAGCACAAAGAATAGCACTTTTTAAAGTTGCCGGAGAATTATCTAGACCAAACAGAGAAGAATTTCAACGAAGAAGAAAAGACGCAAAAAAAGCAGCAAAGAGAAAACAAATAGAAAGCGACAAACATGCAAGAAAATCAACTGGAATTCGAACTGCAAGAGAAGCTTCTTTTTTTGTTGCTCCAAAACTACTAGGTGCTGCAGAGACTTTAAAAGATACTCCAGAGTTAACATCGCCAAGAAACTGTTACGTATGTAAAACCGAATACACAAAACTGCATCACTTTTACGACACTATGTGCACAGAATGTGGCGATTTAAATTATGCCAAACGATTTCAAACAGCAGATTTAAAAAATCAGGTTGCTGTTATTACAGGATCGAGATTAAAAATAGGATACCACATTACACTTATGTTGTTAAGAGCAGGTGCTATTGTTATTGCTACTACTAGGTTTCCAGCAGATGCAGCTATTCGTTTTTCTAAAGAAGATGATTATAAAGATTGGAAAGATAGATTGCATATTCATGGCTTAGATTTAAGACACATACCTAGTGTAGAAATATTTTGCAATTATATAGAACAAAAGTACCATCGACTAGACATTCTTATAAATAATGCTGCACAAACAGTTAGAAGACCTTCTGGCTTTTATTTTCATTTAATGGAAAATGAAAAAAAACCAATTAACGAACTTCCAAAGTTAGCACAACCATTGTTAAAAGAACACGCACTTTGCTTAGACGAATTGGCAAACTTAAGTATAAACACCTCTAAAACAAGTAAAAACAATATATTACCTGTAACATGGCATGGCCCAGAGCCAGGAATTGGATTAAGAAGTTCTGCAGAGTTATCTCAAATTCCGTACAGCTTCG encodes:
- a CDS encoding Tex family protein, which encodes MQLLQYITQQTQLPETAVKNTISLLNSEATIPFISRYRKEMTGSLDEVAIGEIVKFKDIFETLEKRKKYIIKTLEEQQLLETPLLDKINSTTTLIALEDLYLPYKKKRKTKAATARLHGLEPLAKMLISQRVTNLHQTAKKFISKEVSTTEKALEGARFIIAEWISERTDIRHIVRKELALYSEITTKVIDTKVADEKAQKFKDYFNWREALKRIPSHRLLAIFRAEKEGFIRVKIIIDNELICKKIAQRIISSENDCTIELKKAIKDAYKRLLVPSLENEIRTLSKEKADDKAIAVFAKNLQQLLLGAPLGEKRVLAIDPGFKSGCKLVCLDEYGQLLHNENMYPHAPQNQTLAAIKKINNLVETFKIDAIAIGNGTASRETEAVVKKIHFTSKPTIFVISEAGASVYSASKIAREEFPNFDVTVRGAVSIGRRLQDPLAELVKIDAKSIGVGQYQHDVDQVKLKKSLDNVVESCVNNVGVNINTASASLLSYVAGIGEKTAEKIVAYRNKNGAFTNRNDIKKVPSIGKKAFEQSAGFLRIKNSTNPLDNSGVHPESYEVVKEMAKDLNVNIIDLLENNELLLQIPLKKYCTKNIGLPTLTDIVNELKKPGLDIRGKAKAFSFDQTIKTISDLKIGQILPGIVNNITNFGCFVALGIKESGLIHVSNLSKEFVKDVSSIVQLEQQINVKVIEVDMQRKRIQLALVN
- a CDS encoding porin family protein, giving the protein MKKVILLVCLAFGISQTSSAQINFGLKGGINYNSNSIKEVGTDVFDGAKSKTGYHAGIWLRAKIPVLGIYVRPELVYTNLENEIVYKTTGNSATYSFQKIDIPVLLGKKIFGVGNIFVGPSFQYILDSGFSFSDISDVDTDNFTVGLQFGAGIEIGKIGVDVRMERGFSGIESRIVGNTGINNFDTRVNQVIIGLSYKL
- a CDS encoding SDR family NAD(P)-dependent oxidoreductase produces the protein MSDKKNNPNIDFCIKTLEDLLANTNQLFEIPEAQRIALFKVAGELSRPNREEFQRRRKDAKKAAKRKQIESDKHARKSTGIRTAREASFFVAPKLLGAAETLKDTPELTSPRNCYVCKTEYTKLHHFYDTMCTECGDLNYAKRFQTADLKNQVAVITGSRLKIGYHITLMLLRAGAIVIATTRFPADAAIRFSKEDDYKDWKDRLHIHGLDLRHIPSVEIFCNYIEQKYHRLDILINNAAQTVRRPSGFYFHLMENEKKPINELPKLAQPLLKEHALCLDELANLSINTSKTSKNNILPVTWHGPEPGIGLRSSAELSQIPYSFDNSLKTAEVFPEGKLDADLQQVDLRKTNSWRLKLGEIETTEMVEVQLVNAVAPFVLCNRLSLLMMKENTGQKHIINVTAMEGKFHRFKKEDRHPHTNMAKAALNMLTHTSAATLAKSGIYMNAVDTGWVTDEDPAELSKKKVEIHDFQPPLDIVDGAARVMDPLIDGINTGKHWCGKFLKDYFPIDW
- a CDS encoding transketolase family protein, whose protein sequence is MKKYTYTEKKDTRSGFGDGLTELGRTNPDVVALCADLIGSLKMDQFIKENPERFFQVGIAEANMIGIAAGLTVGGKIPFTGTFANFSTGRVYDQIRQSVAYSGKNVKICASHAGVTLGEDGATHQILEDIGLMKMLPGMTVINPCDYNQTKAATIAIAEFDGPVYLRFGRPKVPVFMPDNEKFEIGKGIQLTSGTDVTIVATGHLVWESLQAAEKLEAQGISAEVINIHTIKPLDEEIILKSVAKTKCIVTAEEHNIIGGLGESVARTLSLNTPTVQEFIGTNDTFGESGTPDQLMAKYGLDAAAIEKAAKKAIARK
- the lysA gene encoding diaminopimelate decarboxylase; amino-acid sequence: MERTQLLELANKYGSPIYVYDTDKIASQYNRLTTAFSSVKNLKLNYAVKALSNINILKFFKNIGAGLDTVSIQEVQLGLTTGIDPKKIIFTPNGVSLKEIEEVAKLGVQINIDNLSILELFGQKHPEIPVCVRINPHIMAGGNSKISVGHIDSKFGISIHQVPHIKRVVENTGMNINGIHMHTGSDILDIDTFLRATEILFDVAKQFENIDFIDFGSGFKVPYKEGDISTDIEQLGIQLSERFNDFCKEYGKEITLMFEPGKFLVSEAGVFLAKVNVVKQTTSTVFAHVDSGFNHLVRPMMYNSYHHITNISNPEGRDRYYSVVGYICETDTFGSNRRIAEISEEDILCFHNAGAYCFSMASNYNSRYLPAEVMIHEGKDYLIRKRQTLKDILHNQEIVNFSSEEKKVKEAISA
- a CDS encoding GNAT family N-acetyltransferase; this translates as MRIRPSTVKDIPAILAIINDAIAYLASQNIDQWQNGYPNVSQIENDIKNNESFVVENTAKEIVATAMFTNRKEPTYKIIDGKWLRNESEIYGVIHRMAVKKEFLKFGLATLIFHEFHLQLEEKNIKSLKIDTHEKNIGMQQVLKKLGYKYCGIIYTSYNAKRLAFEKLIS